A single region of the Fusarium keratoplasticum isolate Fu6.1 chromosome 7, whole genome shotgun sequence genome encodes:
- a CDS encoding MFS domain-containing protein, translated as MASSLEPVTSAKADVDTVESLAVDPVDQNNFVQTIQDAQVATSKEHSMSVWRGIKLYPKAIGWSVLLSTAIIMEGYDVVLMSSFYAMEPFNKKYGQLQPDGSYSLTAAWQAGLSNAMNVGQILGLFMTGFISERLGYRKTMMSALAAVTSFIFVLFFAPNLPALCAGEILMGIPLGVFQTLTVTYASEVCPVVLRCYLTTYVNLCWVMGQLIASGVLRGLVSRSDEWAYRIPFAIQWMWPVPIMVGVFFAPESPWWLVRQGREMDAVAALKRLTSKADIDFNPDETVAMMIHTNELEKEIEQGTTYFDCFKGVDLRRTEVVCFTWAAQNLCGAGIMGYSTYFYTQAGLATENAFNMSLGQYALGFFGTIFSWYLMTHLGRRTLYVGGLAILFVILLAIGFTSLAGNHSVAASWATGSLLLVYTFFYDSTVGPVCYSLVSELSSTRLRAKTIVLARNLYNIFSIVNGVIIPYMLNPTAWNWRGKAGFFWSGLCFLCVAWTYFRLPEPKDRTYGELDVLFQQGVSARKFKETSVDPFEHGTHEKKERSDE; from the coding sequence ATGGCCTCCTCTCTTGAACCAGTCACCTCGGCAAAAGCGGACGTCGACACCGTGGAGTCCCTCGCCGTGGATCCAGTCGATCAAAACAACTTTGTTCAGACGATCCAGGATGCCCAGGTTGCCACCAGCAAGGAACACTCCATGTCCGTCTGGAGAGGCATCAAGCTATACCCAAAGGCAATTGGGTGGTCTGTTTTGCTGTCAACAGCCATTATCATGGAAGGCTACGATGTTGTTCTGATGAGCTCTTTCTATGCTATGGAGCCCTTCAACAAAAAATATGGTCAACTACAACCGGACGGATCTTACTCGCTCACAGCTGCTTGGCAGGCTGGTCTGTCTAATGCTATGAACGTCGGTCAGATCCTGGGCTTATTCATGACGGGGTTTATATCCGAGCGCCTCGGATATAGAAAGACAATGATGTCGGCCCTCGCTGCGGTGACGAGTTTCATCTTTGTTCTCTTCTTTGCTCCCAACCTCCCTGCTCTTTGCGCCGGCGAGATCCTGATGGGAATCCCGCTGGGCGTCTTTCAGACCTTGACTGTCACGTACGCCTCGGAAGTCTGCCCTGTGGTGCTGCGTTGCTATCTCACCACCTACGTCAATCTCTGCTGGGTCATGGGCCAGCTTATCGCTTCCGGAGTTCTTCGCGGCCTCGTCAGCAGGTCGGATGAGTGGGCTTATCGCATCCCATTTGCCATTCAATGGATGTGGCCAGTTCCCATCATGGTTGGCGTTTTCTTCGCTCCCGAAAGCCCCTGGTGGCTTGTCCGGCAAGGGCGTGAGATGGATGCCGTGGCTGCTCTGAAACGCTTGACGAGCAAGGCCGACATCGACTTCAACCCTGACGAGACtgtggccatgatgatccaCACGAACGAACTCGAGAAGGAAATTGAACAAGGCACCACCTATTTTGACTGCTTCAAAGGCGTCGACCTTCGCCGTACTGAGGTGGTCTGTTTCACTTGGGCTGCCCAGAACCTCTGCGGTGCAGGTATCATGGGGTACTCAACCTACTTCTATACCCAAGCCGGCTTGGCCACAGAGAACGCCTTCAACATGTCTCTAGGCCAGTATGCTCTAGGCTTCTTCGGCACTATATTCTCTTGGTACCTTATGACCCATCTCGGACGACGCACTCTCTATGTTGGAGGCTTGGCTAttctcttcgtcatcctcttgGCTATCGGATTCACTTCGCTAGCCGGGAACCACAGCGTTGCTGCTTCATGGGCTACAGGTTCATTGTTGCTAGTATATACCTTCTTCTACGATTCAACTGTAGGACCTGTGTGCTACTCACTTGTCTCGGAGCTCTCATCAACCCGTTTGCGAGCCAAGACTATTGTCCTGGCCCGAAACCTTTATAACATTTTTAGCATTGTCAACGGAGTTATCATTCCGTACATGCTTAATCCCACAGCGTGGAACTGGCGTGGAAAGGCTGGTTTCTTTTGGTCGGGCCTGTGCTTCCTCTGCGTTGCCTGGACCTACTTCCGCCTCCCAGAGCCCAAGGACCGTACTTATGGAGAACTCGACGTTTTGTTCCAACAAGGCGTCAGCGCTAGGAAGTTCAAGGAAACATCAGTGGATCCCTTTGAGCATGGCACgcacgagaagaaggaaagatCCGATGAGTGA
- a CDS encoding Glyco-hyd-65N-2 domain-containing protein — MKNLASSFWAAVCLIPLFGGVDARSIWSSSPGTFGVDDSYILKSGYPVGNGVLAGTHFGEPGHEKIVFNVDSLWSGGPFENSAYTGGNPTSNKSIALPGIREYIFDQGTGNVSALLGSNSNYGSYRVLGNLSIIIGHATGYTNYTRSLDLSTGVHTTTYLVNSVNYTTTLFCSNPAGACVYRVTSNQDLPNINIQFENLAVSSSLANSSCRHPYTRFRGVTRLENPEGMIYDAIARFVDNRDGDGVSCGANGSLTIARSPGFRTVDVIISAGTNYDATRGNAENDYSFRGDDPAAAVQRSTSSGAQQGYDKLLKAHIKDYQSLFGTFTLTLPDAQRSAGQETAALISSYSSSGIGDPYLESLLFDYSRYLLIASSRENSLPANLQGKWTEQMNPSWSSDYHANINIQMNYWAADQTGLGRTSVALWNYMKNTWVPRGTETAKLLYNAPGWVVHNEMNIFGHTGMKNQAGWANYPVAAAWMMQHVWDNFEYGRSLTWLRQEGYPFLKSVAQFWISQLQEDDFNHDGTLVVNPCNSPEHGPTSFGCTHYQQLIHQVLEATLNSITYIGESDQHFTSELKAVLKKLDKGLHYTSWGGIKEWKLPDSAGEDTKNTHRHLSHLVGWYPGYSISSFQGGYWNSTVQAAVEATLKARGNGVQDQDTGWGKAWRVACWARLNSTSQAYNELRLLIDNNIAPNGLDMYQGQKAPFQIDANFGLGGAVLSMLVVDLPNSYVNEDKTRTVVLGPAIPPRWGGGNVKNLRLRGGCAVDFEWDSDGKVTHATLHETGKHVKLVNVLGEELNE, encoded by the exons ATGAAGAATCTAGCATCCTCGTTCTGGGCAGCTGTGTGTTTAATCCCTCTTTTTGGGGGGGTTGATGCGAGGTCCATTTGGTCCTCATCGCCTGGAACATTTGGGGTCGACGACAGTTACATCCTCAAGTCCGGCTATCCAGTCGGTAATGGGGTCCTCGCAG GCACGCACTTCGGAGAGCCTGGTCACGAAAAGATTGTTTTCAATGTTGACTCTTTATGGTCTGGCGGCCCATTTGAAAACTCG GCCTACACTGGAGGCAATCCAACAAGCAACAAGTCAATTGCTCTTCCCGGAATTCGCGAGTATATTTTCGACCAAGGAACTGGGA ATGTCTCGGCTCTCCttggcagcaacagcaactACGGCTCATATCGTGTCTTGGGCAACCTCAGTATAATCATCGGCCACGCTACTGGTTACACGAACTACACGCGATCTTTGGACCTATCCACCGGCGTTCATACCACCACGTACCTAGTGAACAGCGTCAATTATACGACAACCCTGTTTTGCTCCAATCCGGCCGGTGCATGCGTCTACCGTGTAACATCTAATCAAGACCTGCCAAACATCAACATTCAGTTCGAAAACTTGGCCGTTTCATCCAGCCTGGCCAATTCGAGCTGTCGCCATCCGTACACTCGATTCAGGGGGGTCACTCGGCTGGAGAACCCAGAGGGAATGATATACGATGCCATTGCGAGATTTGTCGACAATCGCGACGGTGACGGAGTCTCATGTGGAGCCAATGGCTCTTTGACTATAGCCCGATCCCCCGGCTTCAGAACGGTAGACGTTATCATAAGTGCAGGGACCAACTATGACGCTACCAGAGGCAATGCTGAAAATGACTATAGCTTCAGAGGAGATGACCCAGCTGCAGCAGTACAGCGATCGACTTCTTCAGGCGCACAACAGGGCTATGACAAGTTACTGAAAGCGCACATCAAAGACTACCAATCGCTTTTCGGAACCTTCACCTTGACCCTTCCAGATGCTCAAAGGTCAGCGGGTCAGGAGACAGCAGCGTTGATTTCGAGCTATTCCAGCAGTGGCATAGGGGATCCTTATTTGGAGAGTCTCCTTTTCGACTATTCACGATATCTACTCATTGCCTCATCTCGTGAAAACTCGCTACCGGCGAACCTGCAGGGCAAATGGACGGAGCAAATGAACCCTAGCTGGAGCTCTGATTACCATgcaaacatcaacatccaAATGAACTACTGGGCAGCGGACCAGACCGGCCTTGGAAGGACTTCGGTTGCTCTGTGGAATTATATGAAAAACACTTGGGTACCTCGGGGAACCGAGACGGCCAAGCTTCTCTACAATGCGCCTGGGTGGGTCGTCCACAATGAAATGAACATCTTTGGTCATACAGGTATGAAAAATCAAGCAGGATGGGCCAATT ATCCAGTCGCTGCGGCGTGGATGATGCAACATGTGTGGGACAACTTTGAGTATGGCCGATCACTCACTTGGCTACGCCAGGAAGGCTACCCTTTCCTCAAATCAGTCGCTCAATTCTGGATTTCCCAGCTGCAAGAAGACGATTTCAACCATGACGGCACATTGGTCGTGAATCCCTGCAACAGTCCAGAACATGGTCCAACGTCGTTCGGGTGCACCCACTATCAGCAGCTGATCCATCAAGTCCTTGAAGCTACCTTGAACTCAATCACATACATCGGCGAGAGTGACCAGCATTTCACGTCAGAGCTGAAAGCTGTCTTGAAAAAGCTCGACAAGGGCCTTCATTACACGTCCTGGGGCGGCATCAAAGAATGGAAGTTACCGGATTCTGCTGGCGAGGACACAAAGAACACCCATCGACACCTATCCCACCTCGTCGGCTGGTACCCAGGCTATTCTATCTCGTCTTTCCAGGGCGGTTACTGGAATTCAACAGTTCAGGCAGCTGTAGAAGCCACGCTCAAGGCCCGTGGCAATGGAGTGCAGGACCAGGATACTGGTTGGGGCAAAGCCTGGCGCGTTGCGTGCTGGGCCCGTCTCAACAGCACGAGCCAAGCATACAACGAACTTCGACTACTCATCGACAATAACATCGCACCCAATGGCCTTGATATGTACCAGGGCCAAAAGGCGCCTTTTCAAATCGATGCGAATTTCGGGTTGGGTGGAGCAGTGTTGAGCATGCTCGTGGTTGACCTCCCAAATTCCTACGTCAACGAGGATAAGACACGCACGGTAGTCTTGGGCCCTGCCATTCCGCCCAGATGGGGTGGTGGCAATGTTAAGAACTTGAGGTTGCGAGGCGGATGTGCAGTTGATTTCGAATGGGACTCTGATGGAAAAGTCACCCACGCAACCTTGCATGAAACTGGAAAGCATGTCAAGTTGGTCAATGTGCTTGGCGAAGAGTTAAATGAGTAG
- a CDS encoding Zn(2)-C6 fungal-type domain-containing protein has translation MKSRKGCWNCAARKIRCDGGLPTCGKCAQSQIHCQGYEPRLSWPRDDDNRRAMVVNPLGIPTKELSVRPSTLFLINTTFNDMELYGHRTSRMYLDRLVTFSPILPNRPQVQAEHTCLLQYFQDTAYRSLVTFGATTGQIRDALMTMTMAADTSSGLALLYALLAYSSFHSQGPNKEAMTLKIQAVQYLSVSLKEGPMTTARAAQHVAASMLLGAFETLLPSDSSGEWLWHIWGAMDTIRAAQLENVSHESDTRHLLDWVYYHGVLSRFAVHHWRHQSLIQSRSNTRGGPPGDQYLQLSRYRPTLPSPNPTYAILTLLSEVCETLVDPRDPRSRHEDYIRRLKELESRIDTVSVTSTSAKLSDDATFAVELYQVATRIYLARASQSPWEPPANLDALIETGFSGPSKICTSGCEHFFPLLILACEARRDDQRVAILNLVERTQRDSRIRTVRGVMDAIQSIWVQQDLHADGDILVNYLDVMSAGISSTSTIPSFA, from the exons ATGAAATCTCGAAAGGGCTGCTGGAATTGCGCAG CGCGTAAGATTAGGTGTGATGGAGGCTTGCCTACGTGTGGCAAGTGCGCCCAATCCCAGATCCATTGTCAAGGATATGAGCCACGCCTTTCGTGGCCCAGAGACGATGACAATAGACGTGCAATGGTTGTAAACCCACTGGGCATACCAACAAAGGAGTTGAGCGTAAGACCGAGTACTCTCTTCTTGATCAACACGACCTTCAACGACATGGAACTATATGGTCATCGGACCTCGCGCATGTATCTCGATCGCTTGGTCACTTTCTCTCCAATTCTGCCGAACCGGCCGCAGGTACAAGCAGAGCATACGTGTCTGTTGCAATACT TTCAAGACACAGCGTATCGCTCCCTCGTCACCTTTGGTGCAACGACTGGGCAGATCCGAGATGCTCTTATGACCATGACAATGGCAGCCGATACCTCATCAGGCCTCGCCCTTCTTTACGCCCTACTGGCCTATTCCTCGTTCCATAGTCAGGGGCCTAACAAAGAGGCCATGACGCTCAAAATACAGGCCGTTCAATATTTGTCAGTCTCCCTAAAGGAGGGAccgatgacgacggcgagagCTGCCCAACACGTGGCCGCCTCTATGCTTCTTGGGGCTTTCGAG ACCCTCCTCCCATCGGACAGCTCGGGTGAGTGGCTATGGCATATATGGGGAGCCATGGACACAATCCGTGCCGCTCAACTCGAGAATGTTTCACATGAAAGCGACACCCGGCATCTGCTTGACTGGGTCTACTACCACGGAGTACTTTCCAGATTTGCTGTGCATCATTGGCGCCACCAGTCATTAATCCAGAGTCGTTCAAACACGAGAGGTGGCCCCCCTGGTGATCAGTATCTACAGCTATCGCGATACAGACCG ACACTTCCTTCTCCCAACCCTACCTATGCCATATTAACCCTGCTTTCTGAGGTATGCGAGACACTAGTTGATCCACGAGACCCTCGAAGCCGCCATGAGGACTATATCCGCCGCCTCAAGGAACTAGAGAGCAGAATAGATACGGTCTCCGTCACATCAACATCGGCGAAACTAAGTGATGACGCCACTTTTGCTGTTGAGTTATACCAAGTGGCAACGCGAATATATCTCGCGAGGGCTTCGCAAAGCCCTTGGGAACCACCGGCGAATCTGGATGCTCTGATAGAAACGGGGTTCTCTGGGCCCAGCAAGATATGTACTTCTGGTTGTGAGCACTTTTTCCCCCTGTTGATCCTCGCTTGCGAAGCACGGAGAGATGATCAAAGAGTGGCGATTCTCAACCTAGTGGAAAGGACTCAGAGAGATTCCCGTATCAGGACTGTCCGAGGGGTCATGGACGCGATCCAGTCTATTTGGGTGCAGCAGGACCTGCACGCTGATGGTGATATCTTGGTCAATTATCTCGATGTCATGAGCGCTGGTATTAGCTCAACTAGTACTATCCCGTCGTTTGCATAG
- a CDS encoding NmrA domain-containing protein: MTTYLITQATGQQSQWVIRHLLEAGAKIHAVVRDLQKVPSVLKEPGITLFQGESKNLDDVLAAAQGCQGAFLNTVPFPGLEALQAKTIVQACEKAGVENIVAATTFCTGNKDMWDNDETKEIQLDGYFSSKAEVEDIVRSGKFKAYTILRPAVLHHDFFMPGALGNFPRLPTHGELDDLLVQGARVPYTDAYDLGKYAAAALQDPARFAGHEIDLGNELLTFEEVRDVLVNVSGREVRVVKRTPEELEKLGASVFGQKFQLFSNIKDLTWTPAHAKKVQEEYGIPFTPLQASVQRDKVRLLECLPAKQ, encoded by the coding sequence ATGACTACCTACCTCATCACACAAGCAACCGGCCAGCAAAGCCAGTGGGTCATCAGGCACCTCCTCGAAGCTGGCGCCAAGATCCATGCCGTCGTCCGCGATCTGCAAAAGGTCCCATCAGTCTTGAAAGAGCCAGGTATTACTCTCTTCCAAGGAGAGAGCAAGAACTTGGACGATGTACTGGCAGCAGCCCAAGGTTGCCAGGGAGCTTTCCTCAATACCGTCCCCTTTCCCGGCTTGGAGGCTCTCCAAGCCAAAACCATCGTCCAGGCCTGCGAAAAGGCCGGAGTTGAGAACATTGTTGCAGCAACCACCTTTTGCACGGGAAACAAAGACATGTGGGACAACGATGAAACCAAGGAAATTCAACTGGATGGGTACTTTTCGTCCAAAGCAGAGGTCGAGGACATTGTACGCTCCGGCAAATTCAAGGCCTATACCATCCTTCGACCTGCAGTTCTTCATCACGACTTTTTCATGCCAGGTGCTCTGGGAAACTTTCCTCGGCTCCCGACTCACGGAGAGTTGGATGACCTTCTCGTCCAGGGCGCGAGGGTGCCTTACACGGATGCGTACGACCTCGGGAAATACGCAGCGGCAGCTCTGCAAGATCCTGCTAGATTTGCGGGACACGAGATTGACCTTGGCAATGAGCTCCTTACATTCGAAGAAGTAAGGGATGTCCTTGTAAACGTCAGTGGCAGAGAGGTCCGTGTGGTCAAACGTACCCCagaggagttggagaagctgggtGCCAGCGTCTTTGGACAGAAATTCCAGCTTTTCTCAAACATCAAGGATCTGACATGGACGCCCGCCCATGCTAAGAAGGTCCAAGAAGAGTACGGCATTCCCTTTACGCCGCTTCAAGCATCAGTGCAGAGGGATAAGGTTCGTTTGTTGGAATGTTTGCCAGCCAAGCAGTAA